A genome region from Streptomyces xanthophaeus includes the following:
- a CDS encoding FAD-dependent oxidoreductase, translating into MNSDFDVVVAGGGPVGLMLACELRLGGASVVVVERRTEVDPAIKAGSINTPTAEAFYRRGMLPALAEVQQRSAERFQAFVREQQGTRGDGRPPRTPARFAGHFAGIMLSGELLDATDPDFADAGPARDVSLVPQQEIERLLAERARELGALVLGGTELTGFDADDGGVEVRVGVGRVGRASGGAGDVVRAAWLVGCDGGRSTVRKLAGFAFPGTDPQITGHQALVEMTGAEALRPGWNHTDTGMYVHGPMPGRILTVEFDGPPADREAAVTAQDVQASLRRVSGTGVTITGVRTATRFTDHARQAADYRAGRVLLAGDAAHVHSPFGGQGLNLGIGDAVNLGWKLAAVVRGRAPEGLLDSYTAERHPIGAWVLDWTRAQIALMRPEPQARALRDVVTELAGSVAGTTYFAKRISGVSHRYDLPGSHPLVGRSAPDLAFTDGTRLADLLHDGRALLLDLADDAGLRAHAQGYGERVRVATAACPDRPEAAGLLVRPDGIVAWAGNAADTADGLAGALARWFARDGG; encoded by the coding sequence ATGAACTCGGACTTTGACGTAGTGGTGGCCGGAGGCGGCCCGGTCGGACTGATGCTCGCCTGCGAGCTCCGGCTCGGTGGCGCGAGCGTGGTGGTCGTCGAGCGCCGCACCGAAGTGGACCCGGCCATCAAGGCGGGGTCGATCAACACGCCGACCGCCGAGGCCTTCTACCGGCGCGGCATGCTGCCCGCGCTGGCCGAGGTCCAGCAGCGCTCCGCCGAGCGGTTCCAGGCGTTCGTACGCGAACAGCAAGGAACCCGGGGGGACGGACGGCCTCCCCGTACGCCGGCCAGGTTCGCCGGGCACTTCGCCGGAATCATGCTGAGCGGGGAGCTGCTGGACGCGACCGACCCGGACTTCGCGGACGCCGGTCCCGCCCGGGACGTCAGCCTCGTACCGCAGCAGGAGATCGAGCGGCTGCTCGCCGAACGCGCCCGCGAGCTCGGCGCCCTGGTGCTCGGCGGAACCGAGCTGACGGGGTTCGACGCGGACGACGGCGGAGTCGAGGTCCGCGTCGGGGTGGGCCGCGTGGGCCGGGCGTCCGGCGGGGCGGGGGACGTCGTACGCGCGGCCTGGCTCGTGGGCTGCGACGGCGGCCGCAGCACGGTCCGCAAGCTCGCCGGGTTCGCCTTCCCCGGTACGGATCCGCAGATCACCGGCCACCAGGCCCTCGTCGAGATGACCGGGGCCGAAGCCCTGCGGCCCGGCTGGAACCACACGGACACCGGGATGTACGTGCACGGGCCGATGCCCGGCCGCATCCTCACGGTCGAGTTCGACGGCCCGCCCGCCGACCGGGAAGCGGCAGTCACCGCACAGGACGTGCAGGCGAGTCTGCGGCGCGTCTCCGGGACCGGGGTCACGATCACCGGGGTGCGCACCGCCACCCGCTTCACCGACCACGCCCGCCAGGCGGCCGACTACCGCGCGGGCCGGGTGCTGCTGGCGGGCGACGCCGCGCACGTCCACTCGCCGTTCGGCGGCCAGGGCCTGAATCTCGGCATCGGGGATGCGGTGAACCTCGGCTGGAAGCTCGCCGCGGTGGTACGCGGCCGGGCGCCGGAAGGGCTGCTGGACTCGTACACGGCCGAACGGCACCCGATCGGGGCATGGGTGCTCGACTGGACCCGGGCGCAGATCGCGTTGATGCGGCCGGAACCACAGGCCCGAGCGCTGCGCGACGTCGTCACCGAGCTGGCCGGGTCCGTCGCCGGCACCACGTATTTCGCCAAGCGGATCTCCGGCGTCTCGCACCGGTACGACCTTCCCGGCAGCCATCCGCTGGTCGGCCGCAGCGCCCCGGATCTCGCGTTCACCGACGGGACGCGCCTCGCGGACCTGCTTCACGACGGCCGGGCACTGCTGCTCGACCTCGCCGACGACGCGGGGCTCAGGGCGCACGCGCAGGGGTACGGCGAGCGCGTACGCGTCGCCACCGCGGCCTGCCCCGACAGGCCGGAGGCGGCCGGGCTGCTCGTACGCCCCGACGGAATCGTCGCCTGGGCGGGGAACGCGGCGGATACCGCGGACGGGCTCGCCGGCGCACTGGCACGGTGGTTCGCCAGGGACGGCGGATGA
- a CDS encoding response regulator: MDTARLVLSYVKTFIWPALVLYVLLRYRRELGDVIVRLKGLRTAAVSFEFAEEARTLLDQAGEVAKVPVPASVRRGVLRRLEHAKDLLQGGKVLWVDDHPEGNAALTALLRSVGMEVDPVNSTGEALAFLQRHSYDVILTDIGRAGDGQAGINMMQDLDRLGIDTPVVIYTWGFDYGRGFPRRAFAVTEVPDQLVHYVIDLMERVRLG, from the coding sequence GTGGATACCGCGCGCTTGGTCCTGAGCTACGTCAAGACATTCATCTGGCCTGCTCTCGTCCTGTATGTCTTGCTGAGGTATCGAAGGGAGCTCGGCGATGTGATCGTGCGGCTAAAAGGCCTTCGTACAGCAGCAGTGAGTTTCGAGTTCGCTGAGGAGGCGCGGACTCTGTTGGATCAAGCTGGTGAAGTGGCCAAGGTGCCCGTCCCGGCCAGCGTGAGACGTGGCGTTTTGAGAAGACTCGAACACGCTAAAGATCTCCTTCAGGGCGGCAAGGTGCTCTGGGTCGACGATCACCCCGAGGGTAACGCTGCGCTGACGGCGCTTCTTCGCTCGGTCGGGATGGAGGTAGATCCCGTGAATTCGACGGGTGAGGCTCTTGCGTTTCTCCAGCGTCATTCGTACGACGTCATTCTGACTGACATCGGTCGGGCTGGAGATGGGCAGGCCGGAATCAACATGATGCAGGACCTGGATCGACTGGGCATTGACACGCCGGTAGTGATCTACACCTGGGGTTTCGACTATGGAAGGGGCTTTCCGCGGAGGGCCTTCGCGGTGACCGAAGTTCCCGACCAACTCGTTCACTATGTGATCGATTTGATGGAGAGGGTCAGGCTCGGCTGA
- a CDS encoding response regulator, whose protein sequence is MLIESAPDMAVVGQAGNGLEAVELAHSERADVVVMDIRMPGTDGIEATRLIASAEDLAGVKVLVLTTYDTDENVVEALRSGASGFLVKDTRPAELLAAIRTVAGGESLLSPGPTARLIARVLRTPSSAPAPAALDPLSAREREVLTLVARGLSNTEIADALALSPLTAKTHVSRIMGKLGIRDRAQLVILAYESGLVVPGA, encoded by the coding sequence ATGCTCATCGAATCGGCTCCCGACATGGCGGTCGTCGGACAGGCGGGCAACGGACTCGAAGCCGTGGAACTCGCCCACTCCGAGCGGGCCGACGTGGTCGTCATGGACATCAGGATGCCGGGCACCGACGGCATCGAGGCGACCCGGCTCATCGCCTCCGCCGAAGACCTGGCCGGGGTGAAGGTCCTGGTCCTCACGACGTACGACACCGACGAGAACGTCGTGGAAGCGCTGCGCTCCGGGGCCTCCGGCTTCCTCGTGAAGGACACCAGGCCGGCCGAACTCCTGGCCGCCATCCGAACGGTGGCCGGTGGCGAGTCGCTCCTTTCACCGGGCCCGACGGCCCGACTGATCGCCCGGGTCCTGCGCACCCCCAGCTCCGCCCCGGCCCCCGCCGCCCTCGACCCGCTCTCCGCGCGGGAACGGGAAGTCCTCACCCTCGTGGCCCGGGGCCTCAGCAACACCGAGATCGCCGACGCGCTGGCCCTGAGCCCCCTCACGGCGAAGACCCATGTGAGCCGGATCATGGGCAAGTTGGGGATCCGCGACCGGGCGCAGCTCGTGATCCTGGCATACGAGTCGGGGCTCGTCGTTCCCGGAGCCTGA
- a CDS encoding MMPL family transporter: MGHTGGTARTGRHRTVVPWGVLALWLIVIAVAGSFAGGLADVQRDRTADYLPSGADSTQVARLQEELPGGEETGVLLVYRRDGGLTAADRDTAERQIAVVTVPAGTTNTGSAKSPASLATSKDPRDFGATLRGPGVPSADGTTLMYAVSTAAPGTDDAAKKAFVEGVRAHARGTDGLTVRVGGDSAVEVDAKEVFGSIDGTLMLATGLVVALLLILTYRSPVLWLVPLVVVGAGAVCARAAVYGLASGFGLTVTSQSAGIMTVLVFGAGTDYALLLVARYRDELRRTPLPYDAMHTALRGCGPAVLASCGTVVAGLACLLAADLNNIRGLGPVGAVGVLCALIAMMTLLPAVLVLLGRRVFWPLIPAYGSEPKQRGPNVFTAMGSSAGKRPVAVLVTGVVLLGALALGVLNLPGALKREDSFTSKPESIAAMGTLAKAFPDRSSRPIEVMAPTEAADRILAGARSVEGVAGAERGRSGGGWTEIAVTAESAPESAGETAVIERLRAGLDGAHVGGASARQLDLAITNSHDRLIVIPLVLAAVLLVLTLLLRSLIAPLLLVAAVVLVWGAALGIGGLVFGPVLGFTGVDPGLPLLTFVFLVALGVDYGIFLMHRTREETRGGAEPGQAALIALRTTGAVIASAGIVLAATFAVLASLPLVMFVEMGTVVAIGVVLDTFLVRTYLVTSASVLLGRRVWWPGRPSGTPAPVSRPARELAGDRR; encoded by the coding sequence ATGGGGCATACCGGGGGTACAGCGCGAACAGGAAGACACCGCACGGTGGTTCCGTGGGGCGTACTGGCGCTGTGGCTGATCGTGATCGCCGTCGCCGGGTCGTTCGCGGGCGGGCTCGCGGACGTTCAGCGTGACCGGACGGCGGACTATCTGCCGTCAGGCGCCGACTCGACGCAGGTGGCCAGGCTCCAGGAGGAGCTGCCCGGCGGTGAGGAGACCGGCGTGCTGCTCGTCTACCGCCGCGACGGCGGGCTGACCGCCGCAGACCGGGACACCGCCGAACGGCAGATCGCGGTGGTCACGGTCCCGGCGGGTACCACGAACACCGGGTCCGCCAAGTCCCCCGCCTCGCTCGCCACGTCGAAGGATCCCCGGGACTTCGGCGCGACCCTCCGAGGACCCGGCGTTCCGTCCGCAGACGGCACCACCCTCATGTACGCGGTGTCCACGGCCGCGCCCGGCACGGACGACGCCGCGAAGAAGGCCTTCGTCGAGGGCGTACGGGCCCACGCGCGCGGCACCGACGGGCTGACGGTGCGGGTCGGCGGCGACAGCGCCGTCGAAGTCGATGCCAAGGAGGTGTTCGGCTCCATCGACGGGACGCTGATGCTGGCGACCGGCCTGGTGGTCGCCCTGCTCCTGATCCTCACCTACCGCAGCCCGGTGCTCTGGCTGGTGCCGCTGGTGGTGGTCGGCGCGGGCGCCGTCTGCGCGCGGGCCGCCGTGTACGGGCTCGCCTCCGGCTTCGGACTCACCGTGACCAGCCAGAGCGCCGGGATCATGACGGTCCTGGTGTTCGGCGCCGGCACGGACTACGCACTGCTGCTCGTCGCCCGCTACCGCGACGAACTGCGCCGTACCCCGCTTCCGTACGATGCGATGCACACCGCGCTGCGCGGTTGCGGGCCGGCCGTGCTGGCTTCCTGCGGGACCGTCGTGGCGGGGCTGGCCTGTCTGCTCGCCGCCGACCTCAACAACATCCGCGGGCTCGGCCCGGTCGGAGCGGTGGGCGTGCTGTGCGCACTGATCGCGATGATGACGCTGCTGCCGGCGGTCCTGGTGCTGCTCGGACGGCGCGTGTTCTGGCCGTTGATCCCCGCGTACGGCAGCGAACCCAAGCAGCGTGGACCGAACGTCTTCACCGCGATGGGGAGTTCGGCGGGCAAGCGGCCGGTCGCCGTGCTCGTGACAGGAGTCGTGCTGCTGGGTGCCCTGGCGCTCGGTGTGCTCAACCTGCCCGGGGCGCTCAAGAGAGAGGACAGCTTCACCAGCAAGCCCGAGTCGATCGCCGCCATGGGAACGCTGGCCAAGGCCTTCCCGGATCGCAGCAGCCGGCCCATCGAGGTCATGGCGCCCACCGAAGCCGCCGACCGGATTCTCGCCGGAGCCAGGTCCGTCGAAGGCGTCGCGGGCGCCGAGCGGGGCCGCAGTGGCGGCGGCTGGACCGAGATCGCCGTCACCGCCGAGTCCGCGCCGGAGTCTGCGGGGGAGACCGCCGTCATCGAACGGCTGCGGGCCGGACTCGACGGCGCGCACGTGGGCGGCGCGAGCGCCCGGCAACTCGACCTGGCCATCACGAACTCCCACGACCGCCTGATCGTCATCCCCCTGGTCCTCGCCGCGGTGCTGCTCGTCCTCACCCTGTTGCTGCGCAGCCTGATCGCCCCGCTGCTCCTGGTCGCCGCCGTCGTGCTGGTGTGGGGTGCGGCGCTGGGCATCGGCGGACTGGTCTTCGGCCCGGTGCTGGGCTTCACCGGCGTCGACCCGGGGCTGCCGTTGCTGACCTTCGTCTTCCTGGTCGCCCTCGGCGTCGACTACGGCATCTTCCTGATGCACCGCACCCGCGAGGAGACCCGGGGCGGCGCCGAGCCGGGGCAGGCCGCGCTGATCGCGCTCCGCACCACCGGCGCAGTGATCGCCTCGGCCGGGATCGTCCTGGCGGCGACCTTCGCCGTGCTCGCCTCGCTGCCGCTGGTGATGTTCGTGGAGATGGGCACGGTCGTCGCGATCGGGGTGGTCCTGGACACCTTCCTGGTCCGCACCTACTTGGTGACCAGCGCCAGTGTGCTGCTCGGCCGCAGGGTGTGGTGGCCGGGCCGGCCTTCCGGTACCCCGGCCCCGGTTTCCCGACCCGCACGGGAACTGGCCGGGGACCGGCGATGA
- a CDS encoding oxidoreductase → MSVWFVTGASRGLGAEMTREALDRGHSVIATARDAAAVLRAYPHEPDRLLAVDADVTEPEQLTAAVEAGLAKFGRLDIVANNAGYGLVGAIEETSDEAVRALFDVNVFGALNTLRATLPTLRAQRSGHVLNIGSVGGFATAPAVGLYGASKFALEAISEALHGELAPLGVRVTIVEPGGFRTGFLSELSIRVEPASIADYAAGAGPVREAMAGNDGRQPGDPVKAAKAIVDITEVADPPLRLQLGADAIERVEAKLDLVRRELDRWRHVALSTGTGEAV, encoded by the coding sequence ATGAGCGTTTGGTTTGTCACCGGGGCATCGCGGGGGCTCGGCGCGGAGATGACCCGGGAAGCGCTGGACCGGGGACACAGCGTGATCGCTACGGCGAGGGATGCGGCAGCGGTGCTCCGGGCCTACCCGCACGAGCCGGACCGACTGCTGGCGGTGGACGCGGACGTGACCGAACCGGAGCAGCTGACGGCTGCCGTGGAGGCCGGCCTGGCGAAATTCGGCAGGCTCGACATCGTGGCCAACAACGCCGGTTACGGCCTCGTGGGCGCGATCGAGGAGACCTCCGACGAGGCCGTCCGGGCACTGTTCGACGTCAACGTCTTCGGCGCGCTCAACACGTTGCGGGCGACCCTGCCGACGTTGCGGGCCCAGCGCTCCGGACACGTCCTGAACATCGGCTCGGTGGGCGGATTCGCCACCGCGCCGGCCGTGGGTCTGTACGGTGCGTCGAAGTTCGCCCTCGAGGCCATCTCGGAGGCGCTGCACGGTGAGCTGGCCCCGCTCGGTGTCCGCGTCACGATCGTGGAGCCGGGCGGGTTTCGCACCGGCTTCCTCAGCGAGCTGAGCATTCGGGTGGAACCGGCCTCCATCGCCGACTACGCCGCCGGTGCGGGGCCGGTGCGCGAGGCGATGGCCGGAAACGACGGCCGCCAGCCAGGTGATCCGGTGAAGGCCGCGAAAGCCATCGTCGACATCACGGAGGTGGCCGATCCGCCGCTGCGCCTGCAGCTGGGTGCGGACGCGATCGAGCGCGTCGAGGCGAAGCTGGATCTGGTGCGACGTGAACTCGACCGATGGCGCCACGTAGCACTCTCCACCGGAACCGGAGAAGCCGTCTGA
- a CDS encoding sensor histidine kinase produces the protein MAEVTDPPSAAERVLRALHQDPLAAAHPTRNDAMIAAGVALLCGAVAYADTAMRPDALGWALLACSVLFLVWRRRHPLGVMIATVACIAAYQLLDNAHAAPVPAAILALYTVAATGTVRRTVTVGVCVVGFAVSAMSSNGVHRALDVLRTSGWLVSALVLGVAVRNYRKYLAEERARVGQATEHKIAEERLRIARDLHDLLAHSITLIGVRTSVAAHVLAADPDRLDRAAVAEALDSIADTCREARVELRTTLTVLRADERGPLPDLAGLSDLVRAAEAELTLDTGGAHVPPAVGAAAYRIVQESLTNAVRHAGPDTTVRVRVAAADGSLRVTVSDDGRGPGADSAAPGFGIIGMGERARSVGGTVRTGPRSGGGFEVAASLPLPPRSLEASA, from the coding sequence GTGGCTGAAGTGACCGACCCCCCGAGCGCGGCCGAGCGCGTACTGCGCGCACTGCACCAGGACCCCCTGGCGGCCGCGCACCCGACGCGGAACGACGCGATGATCGCGGCCGGTGTCGCCCTGCTCTGCGGGGCGGTGGCGTACGCCGACACCGCGATGCGGCCGGACGCGCTCGGGTGGGCCCTGCTCGCCTGCTCGGTCCTGTTCCTGGTGTGGCGGCGGCGCCACCCGCTCGGGGTGATGATCGCGACCGTCGCCTGCATCGCCGCGTACCAGCTGCTCGACAACGCCCACGCCGCCCCCGTGCCGGCCGCGATACTCGCCCTGTACACCGTGGCCGCCACCGGCACCGTCCGCCGGACGGTGACGGTCGGTGTGTGCGTCGTGGGCTTCGCGGTGAGCGCCATGTCGTCCAACGGCGTCCATCGCGCCCTGGACGTACTGCGCACCTCCGGCTGGCTGGTGTCGGCCCTCGTGCTCGGCGTCGCCGTCCGCAACTACCGCAAGTACCTCGCCGAGGAGCGCGCCCGGGTCGGACAGGCCACCGAGCACAAGATCGCGGAGGAGCGTCTGCGCATCGCCCGCGACCTGCACGACCTGCTGGCCCACAGCATCACGCTGATCGGTGTCCGTACCTCGGTCGCCGCCCATGTCCTTGCCGCGGACCCGGACCGCCTCGACCGGGCGGCGGTCGCCGAGGCGCTGGACTCCATCGCCGACACCTGCCGTGAGGCGCGCGTGGAGCTCCGTACCACCTTGACCGTGCTCCGCGCCGACGAGCGGGGGCCGCTGCCGGACCTCGCCGGACTGTCCGATCTGGTCCGCGCGGCCGAGGCGGAACTGACCCTGGACACCGGCGGGGCTCATGTCCCGCCGGCCGTGGGGGCTGCCGCCTACCGGATCGTCCAGGAGTCGCTGACCAACGCGGTCCGCCACGCGGGTCCCGACACCACCGTCCGGGTCCGGGTGGCGGCGGCTGACGGGTCTCTCCGGGTCACCGTCAGCGACGACGGCCGAGGCCCTGGAGCGGACTCCGCCGCTCCGGGTTTCGGCATCATCGGCATGGGCGAGCGGGCCCGCAGCGTCGGCGGCACCGTGCGGACGGGCCCCCGCTCCGGCGGTGGCTTCGAAGTCGCGGCGAGCCTGCCGCTCCCACCCCGTTCCCTGGAGGCATCCGCGTGA
- a CDS encoding CAP domain-containing protein yields the protein MRYHDDEFTYGADADAGVAGAGSAPDRRGRSRAARRAAGGHRRNRRRTPLMAAAAVVLLAGVGSAYALISDEAPERTAATGSPSALAGRPDEVDGLPATTASAAAGAGPSATQGTAGPSAVASAPASASASAPGPGPQAKDGEQRSGAPATERAAKPAAPPTGGTPASGPAGPDPKVPGPRTSTQDVATAQSLSLQLLNNERAAVGRPPLALKQDLSDFARKWAEHMKNNGFAHSSSADRAYLKTGSRTWTGENIVWYSDASMTAQEAAEKFQSMWRHSSGHYKAQVNPDFTEVGVGLYHDSTGWWGVHNFSDGK from the coding sequence ATGCGGTATCACGACGATGAGTTCACGTACGGCGCGGACGCGGACGCGGGCGTGGCCGGTGCCGGTTCCGCGCCGGACCGGCGCGGCCGGTCGCGCGCCGCGCGCAGAGCGGCCGGCGGCCACCGCAGGAACCGTCGCCGGACTCCCCTGATGGCGGCGGCCGCCGTGGTCCTGCTGGCCGGGGTCGGGAGTGCCTACGCCCTCATATCCGACGAGGCTCCGGAACGCACCGCCGCGACCGGCTCCCCCTCGGCGCTCGCCGGCCGGCCGGACGAGGTGGACGGCCTGCCGGCCACCACCGCGTCTGCGGCCGCCGGCGCCGGCCCGTCGGCGACCCAGGGGACGGCCGGCCCGAGCGCCGTCGCGTCCGCCCCCGCGTCGGCATCCGCGTCCGCGCCCGGCCCCGGGCCGCAGGCGAAGGACGGCGAGCAGCGTTCCGGAGCGCCGGCCACGGAACGCGCTGCCAAGCCCGCCGCGCCCCCGACCGGCGGTACCCCGGCGAGCGGTCCGGCGGGGCCGGACCCCAAGGTGCCCGGCCCTCGCACCTCGACGCAGGACGTCGCCACGGCCCAGTCACTGTCCCTGCAGCTGCTCAACAACGAACGAGCCGCCGTCGGCCGGCCTCCGCTCGCGCTCAAGCAGGACCTCAGCGACTTCGCCCGCAAGTGGGCCGAGCACATGAAGAACAATGGGTTCGCCCACTCCTCGTCGGCGGACCGCGCCTACCTGAAGACGGGCTCGCGCACCTGGACCGGCGAGAACATCGTCTGGTACAGCGACGCTTCGATGACCGCCCAGGAAGCCGCCGAGAAGTTCCAGTCGATGTGGCGCCACAGCTCCGGGCACTACAAGGCGCAGGTCAACCCGGACTTCACCGAGGTCGGCGTGGGTCTCTACCACGACTCCACGGGCTGGTGGGGCGTGCACAACTTCTCCGACGGCAAGTGA
- a CDS encoding NUDIX hydrolase: MIERVRAVLVTADDTMLAIRRTKPGIPVYWVLPGGGVEESDASREAALHREIHEEIAGKADIVRLLHTMESDTERQLFYLARITTWSFEDRTGPEFSAEGRGEYALEEIPLTVEGLDSIDLKPEEIAHVLRGAISSGSLGDEATR, from the coding sequence ATGATCGAACGAGTCCGAGCCGTCCTCGTCACCGCGGACGACACGATGCTGGCCATCCGCCGCACCAAGCCCGGAATCCCCGTGTACTGGGTGCTGCCCGGCGGTGGGGTCGAGGAGAGCGATGCGTCCCGGGAGGCTGCCCTCCACCGGGAGATCCACGAAGAGATCGCAGGGAAGGCCGACATCGTCCGCCTCCTGCACACGATGGAGTCCGACACCGAGCGTCAGCTCTTCTACCTCGCCCGCATCACGACGTGGTCCTTCGAGGACCGCACCGGCCCGGAGTTCAGTGCCGAGGGACGCGGCGAATACGCGCTGGAGGAGATCCCGCTGACCGTGGAGGGGCTGGACAGCATCGACCTCAAGCCCGAGGAGATCGCCCACGTCCTGCGGGGCGCCATCAGCTCCGGAAGCCTCGGGGACGAGGCAACGCGCTGA
- a CDS encoding TetR/AcrR family transcriptional regulator, producing MEETERRASAERVAEQAPTLRERKKRETRQRISDEATMLFAARGFDQVTVAEVAKAAHVSTMTVFNHFPRKEDLFLDRIPEAVELFTDAVRNRPAGESPLAALRALLLQLLDRRHPLAAVSDDFPYFWRIVLDSPALRARAREGVEEVEQALGDAMAETAPGGDGPAPRLAAALTVAAYRAVFVATARRLLAGERAADVADDHRSRLNEAFDALERALVRTGRSPGGPQPAGASGS from the coding sequence ATCGAGGAAACTGAGAGGCGTGCCTCCGCAGAGCGGGTGGCCGAACAGGCGCCGACCTTGCGCGAGCGCAAGAAACGCGAGACCCGGCAGCGGATCTCCGACGAGGCGACGATGCTGTTCGCGGCGCGCGGCTTCGACCAGGTGACCGTGGCGGAGGTCGCCAAGGCCGCCCACGTCTCCACGATGACGGTCTTCAACCACTTCCCCCGCAAGGAAGACCTCTTCCTGGACCGGATCCCCGAAGCCGTCGAGCTCTTCACGGACGCCGTACGCAACCGCCCGGCCGGCGAGTCCCCACTGGCTGCTCTGCGCGCGCTGCTGCTCCAACTCCTCGACCGGCGCCACCCGCTGGCCGCGGTGAGCGACGACTTCCCGTACTTCTGGCGCATCGTGCTGGACTCGCCCGCCCTGCGGGCGCGGGCGCGCGAAGGCGTGGAGGAGGTGGAGCAGGCCCTGGGGGACGCGATGGCCGAGACCGCCCCCGGGGGCGACGGCCCCGCCCCCCGCCTCGCGGCGGCGCTGACCGTCGCCGCGTACCGGGCCGTCTTCGTCGCCACGGCCCGACGCCTGCTCGCCGGCGAGCGCGCGGCCGACGTGGCTGACGACCACCGCTCCCGCCTCAACGAAGCGTTCGACGCTCTGGAACGCGCACTGGTTCGTACGGGTCGCAGTCCGGGAGGGCCGCAGCCGGCAGGGGCATCCGGGTCGTGA
- a CDS encoding NUDIX hydrolase codes for MPETEPTPLHSVSVAGAVLREDGRLLAIRRADNGTWELPGGVLELSESPEAGVRREVLEETGIEVQVQELTGVYKNTSRGIVALVFRCKPSGGAERTSQESTDVAWLTPQEVSAQMSEVFSIRLLDVLDDAGPHVRSHDGRRLTRSSR; via the coding sequence ATTCCCGAGACCGAGCCGACGCCACTGCACTCCGTGTCCGTCGCCGGGGCGGTCCTGCGTGAGGACGGCCGGCTCCTGGCGATCCGCCGAGCGGACAACGGGACTTGGGAACTGCCGGGCGGGGTACTCGAACTCAGCGAGTCCCCGGAGGCCGGCGTCCGCCGCGAGGTCCTGGAGGAGACCGGGATCGAGGTCCAGGTCCAGGAGCTCACGGGGGTCTACAAGAACACGAGCCGCGGGATCGTCGCGCTGGTCTTCCGCTGCAAGCCGTCCGGCGGCGCCGAGCGCACCTCGCAGGAGTCGACCGACGTAGCCTGGCTCACCCCGCAAGAGGTGTCCGCGCAGATGTCCGAGGTCTTCTCGATCCGGCTCCTGGACGTCCTGGACGACGCGGGCCCCCACGTGCGGAGCCACGACGGCCGCCGGCTCACCAGGAGCTCACGCTGA
- a CDS encoding ATP-binding protein, giving the protein MTGWHVRDYTQDDLEAVIRVDAESGTAGESPLFPLSDAVAALQALDPAVVATADEEVVGAAVSRVDGDRAWILRISMAPAWRHQGLGSDLITALEHRLFTGGVRTVHAVLPDGETGATALHNCGFGARPGLVFFEKRGRVTPQAVSMLASLGAELPPGGLWQKVAGMQREKELIERRLVLPLAHPEMASQHGVELPRAVMLFGPPGTGKSTFAHAIASRLGWPFLELFPARLAAEYGLASGLNRRFDEIARLDHVLVFIDEVEEIAGTRSGADAAAVGVVNELLKAIVRFRGQEGRLLVCATNDVTTLDSAFLRHGRFDYVLPIGPPDDRARTALWESYLARAGAEADSAVLATASEGFTPADIAHVARTVSQVQFERTFDTGSRARPTTEDYLRTIGDTRPTVSAAMAQEFARQTEKFARI; this is encoded by the coding sequence ATGACGGGTTGGCATGTCAGGGACTACACCCAGGACGATCTCGAAGCGGTGATCCGAGTCGACGCGGAGAGCGGCACGGCCGGAGAATCACCTCTCTTCCCGCTCTCGGACGCCGTGGCGGCCCTCCAGGCCCTCGACCCGGCGGTGGTGGCCACCGCGGACGAGGAGGTGGTCGGCGCCGCGGTGAGCAGGGTGGACGGTGACCGGGCATGGATCCTGCGCATCAGCATGGCGCCCGCCTGGCGGCACCAGGGGCTGGGCAGCGACCTGATCACGGCCCTGGAGCACCGGCTGTTCACCGGTGGCGTCCGAACGGTGCACGCGGTCCTGCCCGACGGCGAGACCGGTGCCACCGCCCTGCACAACTGCGGCTTCGGCGCCCGTCCGGGCCTGGTCTTCTTCGAGAAGCGCGGACGTGTGACCCCTCAGGCGGTCAGCATGCTCGCGTCGCTGGGAGCGGAGCTGCCGCCCGGGGGGCTGTGGCAGAAGGTCGCGGGCATGCAGCGGGAGAAGGAGCTCATCGAGCGACGTCTGGTCCTGCCCCTGGCCCATCCCGAAATGGCTTCCCAGCACGGCGTGGAGCTGCCGCGGGCCGTGATGCTGTTCGGGCCGCCCGGGACGGGGAAGAGCACCTTCGCGCACGCGATCGCCAGCCGCCTGGGATGGCCGTTCCTCGAACTGTTCCCCGCCCGGCTGGCAGCCGAATACGGGCTGGCCAGCGGGCTGAACCGGCGCTTCGACGAGATCGCCCGGCTCGATCACGTCCTGGTCTTCATCGACGAGGTCGAGGAGATCGCGGGGACGCGGAGCGGCGCCGACGCGGCCGCGGTCGGCGTCGTCAACGAACTGCTGAAGGCGATCGTCCGGTTCCGGGGCCAGGAAGGGCGGCTGCTCGTCTGCGCCACGAACGACGTGACCACGCTCGACTCCGCGTTCCTGCGGCACGGCCGTTTCGACTACGTGCTGCCGATCGGCCCGCCCGACGACCGCGCGAGGACCGCGCTGTGGGAGAGCTACCTGGCCCGAGCGGGGGCCGAGGCCGACAGCGCGGTGCTGGCGACCGCCAGTGAAGGGTTCACCCCTGCCGACATCGCCCATGTGGCGCGTACCGTCTCCCAGGTCCAGTTCGAGCGCACCTTCGACACCGGATCCCGGGCCCGCCCCACCACCGAGGACTACCTGCGCACGATCGGCGACACCAGGCCCACGGTCAGCGCGGCCATGGCGCAGGAGTTCGCCCGGCAGACCGAGAAGTTCGCCCGTATCTAG